GGatttgcactcagaggcttgctgtgtgaaaggggtcaccagtacaaaaagtttgagaaccactgccctaggagGAGGCACATGGGCCCTTCTGAGGGAAAAAGGTTTGGGGAAGCAAGTTTGATCTGCTGACCTGCAGGAAGGTTTCCTTGTGGAGCTAAGAAGAGGAAAGAACTGTAACATTTCAGAAATACTGAAAgtcctttaaaaaaatgagtgGTCTAGACACAAAGCGGCAGTACCATGTCAGATACAGCAGTTTTAGTAAACTCGCTTGTGACATGCTCTTAGAGAGATTGGATGAAACCTGCTTTGAGAGCCAGAAAACTTGCAagtttcttttaataaaagaaaaacaaaaggtatATTAAAACAGTTGTGTgtttaaataaactgaaaaaaaaccacATGGCTCTTAAAAATAGTTTCAGATGGTGGTGGAGAGGGCAGTTTCTTTAGGAGCCCcgtgaaaagaaaaatgaatttaatATAGCTCAGAGTTCCAAGGTTTAAGTCTTCCCATCCCGCTTCAAGTTTTAAGTTATTCAATGTAATATTTCCAATAAATTAAGCTGTTGATTACAGgtactttttttggggggaaggggggcccaCAGGGGGGAGAGACAACAAAATATTCCCtcgaactttttttttttttttttattaaagggaGCTAAGATTATATCCTTTATGCCATCTGTGATTTTGGGCTGGAATATTCAGAGGGGATTAAGAGGGTGgagatttttttgctgtgtttcAAGTGTTTTAGATTTTAGTGATATTCTTACCTGCAAAGCTGCTGTTGATTCTTCACTAGGTAATGAATCTATTAAAACATCAATATCCTTAGCAGTTCGTGCAATCAATGCCGCAAACAACTGAGCATattctataaaaacaaaaatcagattaTCTATTACAATTTAATTTATCTTTTTAGAGGAGAGCTGTGATAAACTTAGTGCTCACTGAAGGTACAAGTCACCTAGAATTTTACTCTGAATTTCAGAAGATTTATACTGATTTCTAACTCCAATGTattcttaaattttaaaaactctttcctGTATTAAAGACAGTGATAATACCCTTCCATCTCAAACAAATCTAGTACATGTTAACGTTCTAAAATTGTTTAAGCTAGGATCAGAATCAATCTAACAAATGGCATTGGAATGGCTGCCTTATTTTGCAAAGAGACAGCTAACTCTTAAGCCAGATACTCCATTCTAGCAGCATATCAAACATTCCAGTTACAATGTGTTACATATTCTGGAGCATCGAAATACTCTAATGTTTCAATTCGTTCCTTGAATTTGGTCATTGTGCTTGTTAAAAAAAGAGCAAGGATTAGATTAGGATAATGCGAATAAATCTGAAATTTATGAAATGTTTACACCAACTTGGTAACAGACCAAGAGAAGGATTCTTAATATGGTTGCTTAAAAGATTTACCACTACAACAATTAACGTTACCACTTAAACTTAAAAATGCTCTTACTTTGTTAATGTACAAATTCACCTGAAAAGCTCAGTTTTCACTTTGTTAGTGACAGGGTTTTAATTTAACTTCTAAATAACATGAAAATGTGTGGAGTACTTTCAAAAAGAATATTGCTAGTTTAAAGTCAATTCTGAATGAAGATGTTTTAAATCACATTACAAGTAAAAACGCCAGGTTACTATAGCTGAAAGATTAAGAGGGAGAGCTGTATTTCCTCAGCTTACTTTGTACATTTGCCATACTTTTAGTTATATTCACTGTTTTCCCTGTTTGTGTAGATCTCTCACAGCTGCATGGGAGAGAAAATTTTAATATAGGAAATGGACTATAAAATTCAAGGATAGATGTAATAAGCTATATTTTCAAACTTGATTGTATTTCAAAATGACAATGTTTACTTAAATGTGTACTGTGACATCACCATATATCACCTTGATATAGAAATACTGAAGTTTTACAGATTGTACTTAAGCTTTCAAAGATTATCAGTACCTGAAGATAAGAAACTTACAGGGAGACTGATCTGCCAAGAAAATTTTGACTTGCTTAGAACCTGGACTTTAACCTGAACAGTTACAATATGCTGAAATACAGCTTGCCTTATCTAGAGTTTAAGATGGTTAGATCACGTCAACTTACATGATCTAATGCCTTTAAACCTTAAACAAAAACTTGGGCTCCTGAATCATCACTTACTAGATACCagtatctttgattggaccagcTGCCACTAGAAAGGCAACAAGCGAAAGCTCTGCTTTTTGCACCTTTAACTAGCTCCTCAGAGAGGTCTCCAATATCAGATGGCAAGCCCTTATAGGCCACTGTAGGACTGGCTGACAGTCTTCCAGAACTGCAACAGAGCATCATTTGTGCACTGTGCTAGCCTAAATTGAGATTCCTGAggtcaggcctaatctgatgcaAGACGTGTAAAATAAAGGGGACTAAAGAGCCATTTAGGCATATAATGTGTCTTAACTATAAAGCCACATTTAAAAATTCTCAAAACATTAGGGCCATTCTgagcatataaataaatattttctaaatatCACATATCCATATGACTGAACTTTCTTCCCAGCTTGATTTGTTTTTCCATCTGAAGTATGATATTAGATCATATATTTGCTTTATCTTTAGAAAAATGACCAGAATTAATCTGTAAAAAAGTACAGATGGAAAAGAGTTTTTGGTAAACTAATATGGATGTTAGCTTTTATAACGGCAGACACTAGCGAAAGAAGGTATTATTCCAAAAACATTAAAAGCAAAAACAGATTGATAGCTAGATAAGCTTTATACTCAAACTAATGTAAAATTTCATGAGACTAGTTCATACTTGGTTtggcttttaaaaacagaagtttCCTGAACACTGACTAAGAATCTCCTCATAACCGTGATCCTTATAAAAATGACTGATGTTTGAATTACTAAATCTATATAAAACAAGGACCACGAGACACACACATTTCTGTGCTTAGCTTTGTCAAAAAATATTTCGCATCTCAATCAATTCACTTCCCTACAGAATGTGCAATTATCCATAGCTTCGTCTGAATCATTACAACTGTTACAACATCTGAAGAAAGTTTCTTACGCCTGAAATTACTTAATTCTAAATTGACACTACCTATTTTACTAGAGAGTAACCATGTTTAGTTAACGGACACAGATAAAACCGACCTTCTGTAGGATTAGCTGGCTGGTCTTTGTTTATCGCTGTCTGAATGTTACTGAAGGAGGCAGGTGGGCCACACTGCTGCAATACCCCAATCGCATTACAAAACTGATCTGCAAGCTATAGACAAGATGAAATATATTTACACAATCATACTATCATTTTAGTCGGCATTTACGCTAAAGATAGTCAGTTTAAACTTTTTGCCCCATCAACCATTTCACAGAATTGCACTTCAGTAAATGAAAATGGTTAATCCAAGTCTGTGGTAAAGATCCCAATCCTGCCTTCCATGCAAGTGGATGTCTCTGATTGCACTGGGACCCCATGCCAATTCATGTGTCCACTCCCACAGATCAATTAGCAGGACCAGGGATTAATTAAGATGCTACCATTAGCATACTCAAGTCCAGGACAAAAATTTGGTTCCTAAATCGTGGCCTTTAGCAGCTCAGCCCACTGCAGAGATAACATGCTTTCTCCCATTCCCCTGGCCACATGGATAGGTGCTACCCAACCAGTCACTGAGCCTGGTGAAATTAAGTAGGAAGATTATTGCGATCGGAGATAGACATGGTGTAGTgacatagaataacagggttggaagggacctcaggaggtcatctagtccaaccccctgctcaaagcagggccaatccccaactaaactcATAACCCTGAGCTTAGCAGGCcaattctcaaaccactgagcttctGGGAGCAACTCCCTGGAAAAgcagcccccccccaactccacacaACCCCACGAACGGACTGCTCTGGCCATTCCGCACACTGGCAACAGCGCcgagcccccccccgctctggaCGGCGCGAGCTCCGTGCTGGCGGGGACAGGCTAGCTCCGGGGCGGCGCGAGCTAAGCGAGGCGCCCCCCGCGCTTCACAAGGGGAGGGGGCGCGAGAGCAGCCGAGAACGCTTAAAAGCCCAACGGCCTcggcgggttttttttttttttttttttaaaccgacGCCACTGTTATCCCCGCCCCCGCTCCGACCAGCGCTGAGAGGGAGCAGACGCCTCAGGTTTGCTACCCCGCCCCCGCGGGGCCCAgaatccctccccccagggcccggGAAAGGCTCGGAGCCGGCcggggagatggagggaccgaCGCTCGCTCCCCCCAACAGGGCGGGAGCCGACTCGGCTTAACCCCGATCTGAGCCGCTCCAGCCTCACCGAGTTCACCGCGTCCTGCAGTTGCGTTAGCCGATCCGCCATGACGCCGCCCGAGCTCCCATCCCGATTCCCTCCTGCCTATTGGACAGAGCCtaagcggggccgggccgggcagccAATGGGTGCGCTTGGTGTTGGACGGTTGGCCttgaggggggaggagaaaatgGGCGGGGCTTTGCGTTGTTCTCTGTCGGGTCCGACGCCCGGCGGCGGCCACGAGGATGCTTTGGCTGCTGCGGGGTgcgcgccccctgctggctgagaggCGACTCGGCAGCTGCCGGGGCCGCCCTCCGGAGTGAAAGGCCAAGGGCGGGGCCCAGGGTCCAcggaagtaaatggaaagagtTCCGTTGACTTCTATGGGCGttggaggaaggggcggggcatcctttggggggaggaagggcggGGTCTGAGTGTGCGGAGTGGTGAACAGCGTCATGTGCTATAAATAGGGACGGAAAGACGCTGGCCCAGGATTGTTTAAATCCCGCCCCCTATTAATCACAACGTATTAAACCTTTTTCCTTGACTGGGTTGCAATTCTAAGGGTTTGGACACGAGCAAGACTCTCAGGTCCCGATTCCCTTAGTGACAAATGCAATGCTTTGTGATGCACAATGTGGCCCATTCTGCTGTTTtagtggaagaccatgagtgttgaggaagcccccccaccgCCCTGCTCTAGGCcaacaggtaactcaggagggtggaagaccatgagtgtcaaggaagccccccccccccactctgggcctaggctaacctgaacacttctccctcctgaaggctgctgtgttataccttccgtttgcttttgttttgttgcatagttttgttttatcctttttggtgattctttgtaagtgttacacaaataaaactcttctgcttcaaaaaaaaaaacagtcttgaGCTAGGATGAAAGCAAAATTGTAGTTCTTATATTGATGCACAGATTTATCATTAATTTGCAGTGTTACCAACTCTCAAGCCCAGGCTTCAGTAGTCTAGTAAACACACCAGActctcagattaaaaaaaaaaaagtttttactcTTCATACTCCCAGAGAAAAGTTGGGAAATGGAATGCTTCAGAAAGCACAAGGCAAATTAAAAACTCcatattcattatttttaaaataatctcacgATTTTTAAGACAACCTCATGATTTTTGTATTATTAGGGTTGGCAAAACTGCTTGAGCATGTTGTTGATAAACTCTTAGTCGAGTAGGGCAATCATAGTTGTGCAAGTAGGTACAGAAtcttcaggcctggtctacacaagaaAATTAGATCAGTTTAACAACGTGGATcaggtgtaaaaaatccacacctctgagcagcgTGTAATTAAATCAACCTAAATCCCCCTGTAGTTAGCGCTAGGTCAAgcaaagaattctttcatcaGTCTAACTACCACTTGTTAGGGAGGTGGATTGCTTATGTccatgggagaatccctcccattggtgtaggtagtgtctacaccaAACCActagagtggcacagctgtagcatttatttaagtgtacacaagcccttagaAGTTGGGGATGGAAGTGACACGTTAGGGCCAATGTAAGATTCTTTGCTACTGTATAATTACTTGTGTGTTTTCCAGTCTAGTTTCAGAGGTCTCATGTAATGTGGTTTCCACCTCTTTCCTTGGGAGATGTTTCTATAGCCCATACATTTTACTAAATAAGAAACTTTTCTTGATATTCAGTTTACATTTTATCTATTTTAATTTCTTCTCGTACTCCCACTTTTACTCCCTTGAACTATTATAAACAATTCTTTACTAGCCTTGGAGTTTActcccttcaaatatttgtagagtGCTATCACAAATCCTCCTTGGTTGTCACTCAAGCAACACAGCTTCAACATTTTCCCTCATAAATCAGTCACTCTGGATCCGTGatcattttcttcttttctgaacTCCCTTCAAACTATCAATATCTTTCTGGTAATGAGGTgcacagaactgaacacaaaTATTCAGCGCAAAACTACAATGACCTTGTTTGCTTCCACATTACATTGTCTAACTTGTCTAATTTGCAGTCTGCCTTCACTAGCTACTATGTGCAAAAGCATATAGCAGAAAAAAGTGCTGTACCTTAAATGCAAAGCTATCATTTCCAACTGAGCCCAAGGAGAAATGTTGTATCTACAAATAATATTGAATACCCAGCAGCCTCTGTGAGTAGAAAATTTTTTGGAATAACATTACATGTTCTAATGACCTGAGCAAAAGACTGAGCCCCAGAAATTCCTGATTTTGAACCTGCGTGCTAACCCTTAGTCCCAGATCCTCAacagtatttaggcatctaacttccattgatttcaatgacagttAAGCATCTAACTACCTCTTGGGCCTCACTCCCTCTGTGGCTTTAGGCAAAtaattctgggcctgatccagtgtccattgaagtcagtggaaagactcctgttgacttcagtgggcatttggTTAGACTCATAGGCCAGCATTTTTAAACTTTAAGCTGAGCCCCTCCtctgagttacaatttttggCCATGCCCACACAAAAATAAACACATGCAAGGCTGGGTGCCCTGCTGAGGTGACTCGGCGGTGGTCCTCTCACCTCAAACCCCATTgcgtggggctggcccaagccctgcAGCACAGGGCTGGTGTTCCACTCCCCAACCCTGAACGTTCCTGCACGCCCCCCCTAGTTTCAAAACCTCTTCCACAGGCCCTGACCCAGCAAAGTAGTTAAGCACATGCTCTGCTTTAACCATGTGagcatgcttaactgctttgctggatcCTGGACTTAATCTCTCTCCCTAAATTTCCCCTTCTttgaaatggggatgataatgccTAACTCACAGGGGGATTATGAGGATTAATTAAGTGGTATGTCTTATTTATATATTATCTGACTTTAAATGAATTTGGTTTAAAGCAAGGATGATTGAAGTTAGGATTCCTGTCAAGACTTTTTATCATATTTGTATTATAGTTCATTtttcagtaaagaaaaaaatacataaaataaatgagaaaaagaaaTTTGAGGTTCCACAATATAGAAAAATGTTGCATTTGTAATGTTTCAAAACGATCTGTTAAcctgttttaatttaaattttgatCTTTTTTAACACTGTTACAGTCTGATGAAAAATATCTGGATTCtagatatcttttaaaaaatctattactTTCTTGACAGTGAAATAAAGCAAATTGCTACTGTCTTATGTGTGacttaggcccagctcctcagaggtactgaaatcaatgggagtttggtgcctaaatacctttggggatctaGGCCTTACTTCTGtaaaaaagatgggcctgatCTTCCTTTCACTTACACCATTGTTAAATAGAAATGGTAATAATTTCCACATGCCATGTGCTTTGAATGGGAAAAAATAAGGAAACTATCAAAACAAAGTACTGATATTACAAAGTAGTTCTTTTAGTTAATGTACATAAGTACAGGTTAGACACACATTtctcagggatggcctaggtatacttaatcctgcctcagtgcaggaagctggactagaggacctcttgaggttccttcctgCCCTACCCTTCTACGATTTTATCAGTTCTGAGAAAGGGCTGCGTCAAGGAAAAGCAAGCATATACTGATGGCTTTCTTATTTTAAGTCAGGTTAGCAGATAAAAGATACCAAAGTTGTGCAAATCAATTCATATTTGAACTTTAACTTTGTCTTGGCCATTCAGCAGTTGGCCATGCCAGATTCAATTGCCAttaaaagtcagtgggacttaagcacactAAGGAGCAAATGTTGTCTGAGCACTGACAGACGTGGGCTAGTGGGTTTGAGTACTGGGCTATGAATAAGAAATTatttaggctatggctacactagctgtgccactgtaagctctctagtgtagccactcTAAGCCAACCGGAGAGAGCTCTCTCGTCGACTTAATTAATCAACCCCCAGTGAGCAGCGGTACCTATGTCGGCAGTAGAAGCtcccccactgacatagcgctgtccacaccagcgcgtaggttggcataatttatgtcgctcagacGGGTGGCATAGTCACACCCCTGAGGGGGAGAAGTTATTCCAaaataagtggtagtgtagacatagccttagtactCATGCCATCTCTGGCTTTGGGCAAACTACTTAACCTCTCTTGGGTCATTAACTTTAAACGTCAATGTTAACACTACCGCCTATGAGGATTAATTTATTTTCTGCAATGACCTTCAAAGAAGAAAAGTGCTGAACAATATTTTTAACCTTTTGTCTCTAGCACTGAAgctgcaatgagctccatgcaGGCAGACCCTGATGCACCTTTGTGGACCTCATTGGGAGTAGCCATtgcagagctcattgcagtaTCAGCCCTTCTATTTGTATTTTAAGTTAAATTTTGAGTTTGCAGCTTTAGAGGAGGTTTGAGGTTTGAGGAGTTATTTTCAGACTTTGTTATGTTAGAATTGGATTaaggtgctggggaggggagggctgatATCATTGTGACACTCTATACCTCGGGAGGAGCaacctgtaacccccatattcatcatttatatataattatggtatttcatataaagcatgccatatgaggtatcaggggaaaggttatgatccaCTGAAAGCCAtggttctatctaaatatgtatattattaatgcatatgaagttatgaaattgtgttgtatggttgtcactaaaacatgctgtgaGTTGGGGAAATGTCCAGATATTAGATCCCCAGAGATAAGGACAAGGGAGCTAACCAACACCAGGGCAGGTGTtgaacaaccatcaacagccattgtccagcaagggagctacaatgcaatgatgcacttgcacaaggccacatcgggggaattgctcaacctcgcctggtgactcagcaatgcccatcagagatgcctggacttgtgttctccaagcacatggactaagggcataaaacagaacacagtagccacatgcttggccttttctcctcccccgcccatGCTGCAAGCAGCAAGGACACTGAGAAGACTGAaaactccaacagaggagactggtccaggtttcaagggtgaaacctgtgtactatgaactgcaatatccagtggggtgtgaaaaactgcttaatctagatgttgcccagtctaatagggttg
The nucleotide sequence above comes from Caretta caretta isolate rCarCar2 chromosome 1, rCarCar1.hap1, whole genome shotgun sequence. Encoded proteins:
- the MED21 gene encoding mediator of RNA polymerase II transcription subunit 21, translated to MADRLTQLQDAVNSLADQFCNAIGVLQQCGPPASFSNIQTAINKDQPANPTEEYAQLFAALIARTAKDIDVLIDSLPSEESTAALQAASLYRLEEENHEAAARLEEVVYRGDMLLEKIQSALADIAQSQLKTRSGTHSQPVPDS